A part of Cannabis sativa cultivar Pink pepper isolate KNU-18-1 chromosome 6, ASM2916894v1, whole genome shotgun sequence genomic DNA contains:
- the LOC115695535 gene encoding receptor-like protein EIX2, translating to MLNYKVYDNKAWVRWKGKTYEYEKILGLLRVIDLSSNKLIGEIPMELTNLVGLVQLNLSWNSLKGNIPLNIGNLSKLEALDFSHNNFSGQIPIGLAKMSSLAYLDLSYNHLSGTIPTSTQLQSFNASSYVGNDDYGLCGLPLLTKCPGDDHPIFKDDDDDDSDFDDQKWFDMSWFYIGLEVGFALGFIGVCGALYRNSFLLDACLFSGCFNQFGDWLYVMIRISKLKRYLFQS from the exons TATGAATATGAAAAGATTTTGGGATTGTTGAGAGTTATTGACCTTTCAAGTAATAAATTGATTGGAGAGATTCCTATGGAGTTGACAAATCTTGTGGGATTAGTTCAATTAAACTTGTCATGGAATAGTTTGA aaggaaa cATACCTTTGAATATTGGCAACTTAAGTAAACTAGAAGCACTTGATTTCTCACATAACAATTTTAGTGGCCAAATTCCTATTGGCTTGGCAAAAATGTCTTCTTTGGCATATTTGGACTTGTCATATAATCATTTGTCAGGAACTATCCCCACAAGTACTCAATTACAAAGCTTCAATGCTTCTTCATATGTTGGAAATGATGATTATGGATTATGTGGACTTCCTCTCTTGACTAAATGCCCTGGAGATGATCATCCAATTTTCaaggatgatgatgatgatgattcagATTTTGATGATCAAAAATGGTTTGACATGTCATGGTTTTACATTGGACTTGAAGTTGGATTTGCTTTGGGTTTTATTGGAGTTTGTGGAGCTTTGTATCGAAACTCATTCTTATTGGATGCTTGCTTATTTTCGGGGTGCTTCAATCAATTTGGAGATTGGCTTTATGTGATGATTCGGATTTCTAAATTGAAGAGATACTTATTTCAAAGTTGA